One Xylanivirga thermophila genomic window, GGAGGAGCTGCATTTATTTTAATTTATATTGCTGCCATATTACTCATAGGTTATCCTCTCATGTGCACCGAGGTTGCTCTAGGTAGGAGAACTCAAAAAAACCCAGTTGGTGCATTTGCTTCATTATCAAAGGGCAAATCATGGCGCTTTGTAGGAGGATTGATCGTTCTGGTAGCGTTCTTTATTCTGTCATATTATTCTGTTATCGGAGGTTGGTCCTTAGCTTATATGACAAAATCCGTTATTGGGGGATTTAAGCCAACATTTAACTATGAAGAGCTATTTACAGGGCATATCAGCCAAGTATGGGAGCCTATAATTTGGCATGGCATATTTATGATTTTAACAATTGTTATTATTGAATCAGGGGTATTAAATGGTATTCAGAAATGGTCAAAAATATTGATGCCGGGACTTTTTATTCTTTTGCTGGCTTTAGCAATACGTTCTATGACACTTTCTGGTGCATCGGAAGGTATTGCTTTTTTTCTAAAACCTGATTTTAGTAAGATTACCTTTGGTACCATTCAAGCTGCTATTAGTCAGGCCTTTTATTCATTGAGTATAGGTATGGGACCTTTGATAACCTATGGTAGTTATCTAAGTAAAAAGGATAACATACCGGATAATGTAGGCTGGGTAGCAGGTGCAGATACTACTGTAGCCATTATAGCAGGTCTTGCAATATTTCCAGCGGTTTTTGCAATGGGATATAAGCCAAATGCTGGTGCAGGTTTGGCATTTATTACCCTTCCGGCTGTATTTTCTCAGATGGCAGGGGGAAGCTTCTTTGGTTTTATATTCTTTGTACTCCTTAGTGTAGCAGCTTTAACTT contains:
- a CDS encoding sodium-dependent transporter; this encodes MEEKQNREQWGSKIGFILATAGSAVGLGNIWRFPYIAGVNGGAAFILIYIAAILLIGYPLMCTEVALGRRTQKNPVGAFASLSKGKSWRFVGGLIVLVAFFILSYYSVIGGWSLAYMTKSVIGGFKPTFNYEELFTGHISQVWEPIIWHGIFMILTIVIIESGVLNGIQKWSKILMPGLFILLLALAIRSMTLSGASEGIAFFLKPDFSKITFGTIQAAISQAFYSLSIGMGPLITYGSYLSKKDNIPDNVGWVAGADTTVAIIAGLAIFPAVFAMGYKPNAGAGLAFITLPAVFSQMAGGSFFGFIFFVLLSVAALTSAMSLLEVVVAWIIDEKGWNRRKASIGIGILVFIVGIPATLGYSVLSDVKFLGMDLLDTYDFITNNIVLPITGLFTAIFAAYIWKVEYAMEEINTPKGKITFGSFYRFLIMVIIPIAVCFIMIMNLIEKFGA